The proteins below come from a single Posidoniimonas corsicana genomic window:
- a CDS encoding Gfo/Idh/MocA family oxidoreductase, translating to MNHTSRRDFLKLTTAAAAGMTLAGPARAAGANDQVRIGLVGCGVRGRSFLQHVVAVCDPDSERLATAAASAGVGEADAVSDMRRLFDRPDIDAVVIAAPDHWHAPAAILACAAGKHVYVEKPVSHNFRETQLLMAAAERAGVQVQHGTQQRSRPFTREAIAMLHDGAIGDVLVAKAWNIQHRGSIGKHKPSQPPATVDYDAWVGPAEWMPYQENRFHSDWHWWRNFGTGDIGNDGAHEVDYARWGLGVDALPNRVTALGGKYFYDDDQQFPDTANCGFEFDLPDGKKRQLLFEMRLWSRNYPMNCDSGVEYYGTAGQMFLSKRGKLRVLGPKNEVVLEKRPGKEDSYAHVANFVDAIRGDAKLNAPLIEAHRSIGLIHLANIALQTGGGLKFDPDEQRVIDNPHAAALLGRTYREGGHWGVPQDMEHGDA from the coding sequence GTGAACCACACCAGCCGCCGCGACTTCCTCAAACTCACGACCGCCGCGGCCGCCGGGATGACGCTAGCCGGCCCCGCCCGGGCAGCGGGCGCCAACGACCAAGTGCGGATTGGGCTGGTCGGCTGCGGCGTGCGCGGGCGGTCGTTCCTGCAGCACGTTGTGGCGGTGTGCGACCCCGACAGCGAACGCCTGGCTACGGCCGCGGCGTCGGCCGGCGTCGGCGAGGCGGACGCCGTGTCGGACATGCGGCGGCTGTTCGACCGGCCGGACATCGACGCGGTCGTGATCGCCGCACCGGACCACTGGCACGCGCCGGCGGCGATCCTGGCGTGCGCGGCGGGCAAGCACGTGTACGTCGAGAAGCCGGTCAGCCACAACTTCCGTGAGACCCAGCTGCTGATGGCGGCCGCCGAGCGGGCCGGCGTGCAGGTGCAGCACGGCACGCAGCAGCGCTCGCGGCCGTTCACCCGCGAGGCGATCGCCATGCTGCACGACGGCGCCATCGGCGACGTGCTGGTCGCCAAGGCGTGGAACATCCAGCACCGGGGCTCGATCGGCAAGCACAAGCCTTCCCAGCCGCCGGCCACCGTCGACTACGACGCCTGGGTCGGCCCCGCGGAGTGGATGCCGTACCAGGAGAACCGGTTCCATTCCGACTGGCACTGGTGGCGCAACTTCGGCACCGGCGACATCGGCAACGACGGCGCCCACGAGGTCGACTACGCCCGCTGGGGCCTGGGCGTTGACGCGCTGCCCAACCGAGTGACCGCGCTGGGCGGCAAGTACTTCTACGACGACGACCAGCAGTTCCCCGACACGGCCAACTGCGGGTTCGAGTTCGACCTGCCCGACGGCAAGAAACGCCAGCTGTTGTTCGAGATGCGGCTGTGGAGCCGCAACTACCCGATGAACTGCGACTCCGGCGTCGAGTACTACGGCACCGCCGGGCAGATGTTCCTGAGCAAGCGGGGCAAGCTCCGCGTGCTGGGCCCCAAGAACGAGGTGGTGCTGGAGAAACGCCCCGGCAAGGAGGACAGCTACGCGCACGTAGCGAATTTCGTGGACGCCATCCGCGGCGACGCCAAGCTCAACGCCCCGCTTATCGAAGCCCACCGCAGCATCGGCCTGATCCACCTGGCTAACATCGCGCTGCAGACGGGCGGGGGACTGAAGTTCGACCCCGACGAGCAGCGCGTGATCGACAATCCCCATGCCGCCGCGCTGCTGGGCCGTACGTACCGCGAGGGCGGCCACTGGGGCGTGCCGCAGGAC
- a CDS encoding NAD(P)-dependent oxidoreductase: protein MQPASGVQPVGMIGLGLLGAALAERLLSAGHEVHVWNRSRDKAEPLIDRGAVWSDNPLADCRRAVVCLYTTDVVEQVLRQMDAGLQPGTTLVDCTTGDPDQTAALGARLAGRGVDYLESPIAASSEQTRQGQAMALVAGPRAAFDASADLFEAITAQAHYVGGWGAAAKMKLVNNLILGLNRAVLAEGLVFAERLGLEPKTALEVLRQGNAYSGVMDTKGAKMVDGEFSTQAKLTQHAKDVRIIAEQAAQQGLRLPLTAKHLELLELGERLGMSEQDNSVIIRAIEHAAQQPEAAAR from the coding sequence ATGCAGCCGGCAAGCGGCGTACAACCCGTTGGCATGATCGGTCTGGGCCTGCTCGGCGCCGCGTTGGCCGAGCGGCTGCTGTCCGCCGGGCACGAGGTGCACGTCTGGAACCGGTCGCGCGACAAGGCCGAGCCGCTGATCGATCGCGGCGCCGTCTGGTCGGATAATCCGTTGGCGGATTGTCGCCGCGCGGTGGTCTGCCTCTACACGACGGACGTCGTTGAGCAGGTGCTGCGGCAGATGGACGCCGGGTTGCAGCCGGGGACCACGCTGGTCGACTGCACCACCGGCGATCCTGACCAGACCGCCGCACTCGGCGCAAGGCTGGCCGGCCGCGGCGTGGACTACCTGGAGTCGCCGATCGCCGCCTCCAGCGAGCAGACGCGGCAGGGCCAGGCGATGGCGCTGGTCGCCGGGCCGCGGGCGGCGTTCGACGCGTCGGCCGACCTGTTCGAAGCGATCACCGCCCAGGCGCACTACGTTGGCGGGTGGGGCGCGGCGGCCAAGATGAAGCTGGTGAACAACCTGATCCTGGGCCTCAACCGGGCCGTGCTGGCCGAGGGGCTCGTGTTTGCCGAGCGGCTGGGGCTCGAGCCCAAGACCGCGCTGGAGGTGCTCCGGCAGGGCAACGCGTACTCGGGGGTCATGGACACCAAGGGCGCCAAGATGGTCGACGGCGAGTTCTCGACCCAGGCCAAGCTCACCCAGCACGCCAAGGACGTACGGATCATCGCCGAGCAGGCGGCCCAGCAGGGCCTGCGGCTGCCGCTCACGGCGAAGCACCTCGAGCTGCTCGAGCTCGGCGAGCGGCTCGGCATGAGCGAACAAGACAACAGCGTCATCATCCGCGCGATCGAGCACGCCGCGCAACAACCCGAGGCCGCAGCGCGGTAG